A genomic window from Gossypium hirsutum isolate 1008001.06 chromosome D12, Gossypium_hirsutum_v2.1, whole genome shotgun sequence includes:
- the LOC121224687 gene encoding B3 domain-containing protein Os11g0197600: MQPLAPTEKQRAADIVSWSSSRLVSRKSKEKSHLPCPLPQKKMRIDSSNQHEQNSKLEVLSSGTSPDAQRSVKTKAFSCVQRLAAIEKAHAVQIASAFESTENPVFMIVMQPSYVRGRMFIPSDFARKFLTVHKSNLTLCNSTGKTWNAKLYYPANKKPNAHLYGGWREFVEDNHLNVGDICVFELIKYTEILMKVQIYLGVKNASKACGQQSLGSIVSRVKNRILVSDAEPNCQQSPSSSRESKDLTDSHIKTLDDSPLDQKTEKKLTRSSVQDCKMTRTSLSGSIQAKGIKHEKGKSLNFQYSTEELGGGLKNSAKGDSGRKSGARRCLKPDPVYQKQRACTGGGVFRTSNPSFSVVIHPSHVGSCSTVHIPEEFGKRYLKKSGEMMLRVADGRSWNVEYERRGRSKGRKAVFGGKSWGQFAMDNELEVGDVCVFELMNENGNLLEVVIHRKLLLVEIN; encoded by the exons ATGCAACCATTGGCTCCAACTGAGAAACAAAGAGCTGCTGATATTGTAAGTTGGTCTTCCTCAAGATTAG TGAGTAGGAAAAGTAAAGAGAAATCACATTTACCATGTCCTCTGCCTCAGAAGAAAATGAGAATCGATTCTTCTAATCAACATGAACAAAATTCAAAGTTAGAGGTTTTATCTTCTGGCACTAGCCCTGATG CTCAAAGAAGTGTGAAAACTAAGGCTTTCAGTTGTGTGCAACGGCTGGCAGCCATTGAAAAGGCGCACGCTGTTCAGATAGCTAGTGCTTTTGAAAGTACTGAAAACCCAGTTTTTATGATAGTCATGCAACCATCATACGTTCGTGGCAGAATG TTTATACCATCGGACTTTGCTAGAAAATTTTTGACAGTGCACAAGTCTAATCTGACCTTGTGCAATTCCACTGGGAAAACTTGGAATGCCAAGTTATACTATCCAGCAAATAAAAAACCAAACGCACACCTCTACGGTGGGTGGCGTGAATTTGTGGAAGATAATCATCTTAATGTTGGTGACATTTGTGTTTTCGAGCTAATTAAGTACACTGAAATCTTAATGAAAGTGCAAATCTATCTGGGTGTCAAAAATGCAAGCAAGGCCTGCGGGCAACAAT CTCTCGGGAGCATAGTTAGTCGAGTTAAAAACAGGATCTTGGTCAGTGATGCTGAACCCAATTGTCAACAAAGTCCATCCAGCTCCAGAGAATCTAAAGACCTAACAGACTCGCACATCAAAACCTTGGATGACTCTCCACTAGACCAGAAAACAGAGAAGAAATTGACACGCTCGAGTGTTCAGGATTGTAAGATGACGAGAACCAGCCTAAGTGGAAGCATTCAGGCTAAGGGGATTAAGCACGAGAAAGGAAAGAGCTTGAATTTCCAATATTCAACAGAAGAACTTGGAG GTGGACTCAAAAATTCTGCAAAAGGTGATAGTGGAAGGAAGTCAGGTGCTCGGAGATGTCTGAAACCTGATCCTGTATACCAGAAACAAAGAGCTTGTACAGGAGGTGGTGTTTTTAGAACTTCAAACCCCTCTTTCAGTGTTGTGATACACCCATCACATGTTGGTTCTTGTAGTACTGTG CATATACCGGAGGAATTTGGCAAGAGATATTTGAAGAAAAGCGGAGAAATGATGCTGAGAGTTGCAGATGGGAGGAGTTGGAATGTTGAGTACGAAAGAAGAGGAAGGAGTAAAGGTAGAAAAGCAGTGTTTGGGGGTAAGAGTTGGGGACAATTTGCGATGGACAATGAATTGGAGGTGGGAGACGTTTGTGTGTTTGAGCTGATGAATGAAAATGGAAACTTGTTGGAAGTTGTTATTCATCGCAAGCTTTTACTCGTCGAAATTAATTAA
- the LOC121224688 gene encoding B3 domain-containing protein At4g01580, with protein sequence MIEHTLQQASTMFTSKTPHFLKVILQESLRDGILGIPRKFVRKYGNQLSSPVKLEVPSGAIWQVELAKTDERVRLQNGWREFAEHYSLELGSFVVFRYEGNDHFHVLIFDKSASETDYPHTSTEGNDGDDHVSIELCDDVSASKKNKEKPDLPCSLPQKKMSTDSKLKNSSSHICLDEPCSIKNKLRNLKKDENSSSSTGQVDAQRSIGSTDGTRSLVRDTNSSSQERCPSGSRELKDSKFQKRKKRVDSQ encoded by the exons ATGATTGAACATACTCTTCAACAGGCTTCCACAATGTTTACGTCCAAAACTCCCCATTTTTTGaaagtaattcttcaggaaagtTTGAGAGATGGGATACTC GGGATTCCTAGAAAGTTTGTGAGAAAATACGGAAACCAACTGTCAAGCCCTGTTAAGCTTGAGGTGCCTAGTGGTGCAATATGGCAGGTGGAACTGGCAAAGACTGATGAAAGGGTGAGGTTGCAAAACGGCTGGCGAGAATTTGCAGAGCATTACTCGCTTGAACTTGGGTCTTTTGTGGTCTTCAGATATGAAGGGAATGATcatttccatgtcctaatttttgatAAAAGCGCTTCGGAGACCGATTATCCCCACACTAGCACTGAAGGTAACGATGGTGATGATCATGTGTCCATTGAGCTTTGTGATGATGTTTCAGCCAGTAAGAAAAACAAAGAGAAACCAGATTTGCCATGTTCACTCCCTCAAAAGAAAATGAGTACTGATTCAAAGTTAAAGAATTCATCTTCACACATTTGCCTTGATGAACCCTGCTCTATAAAGAATAAGCTTCGGAATCTCAAGAAAGATGAAAACTCAAGTAGTTCTACAGGACAAGTAGATG CTCAAAGGAGCATAGGCAGTACAGATGGAACCAGGAGCTTGGTAAGAGATACTAATTCTAGTTCTCAAGAAAGATGTCCCTCCGGCTCTAGAGAACTTAAAGACTCAAAGTTCCAAAAACGAAAGAAGCGTGTGGATTCCCAATAG